Proteins encoded together in one Chitinophaga sp. LS1 window:
- a CDS encoding PQQ-dependent sugar dehydrogenase yields MIRPIQLCATVLAFTLVSCSSSGGEHVNNPTDSTGTDSLLAPVETKAPNSDYKPAFKGQTRIGGVKTKTPYEFKVLTTGLENPWGITQLPDGRFLITEKKGDLRIATSTGELSAPITGLPAVNSAGQGGLLGIRVDPDFSKNRMVYWVFSDPLPEGNLTAVAKGKLSADEKTIEGAIVIYKATPAYNGILHYGGRIVFDKNGNLFISTGERSDLQTRPQAQQLNSALGKVLHITKDGQPVEGNPFTGQTDKRAEIWSYGHRNVQGLAFHPETGDLWETEFGPRGGDEVNRIEPGKNYGWATITYGIEYSGEKVGEGIQQKAGLEQPVYYYDPVISPSGITFYSGSAIPEWKNNLFIGALSGMHIARLVIKDNKVVGEERLLADEQQRFRDITEGKDGALYAITDGGRLYTIHKK; encoded by the coding sequence ATGATCAGACCTATTCAACTCTGTGCGACTGTACTGGCATTTACCCTTGTGTCGTGCTCCTCCTCAGGAGGCGAGCATGTCAATAACCCAACTGACAGTACGGGTACCGACAGTCTCCTCGCACCTGTGGAAACTAAAGCACCCAATTCCGATTACAAACCTGCCTTCAAAGGCCAAACCCGTATTGGTGGTGTAAAAACAAAAACTCCTTACGAATTCAAAGTCCTCACTACCGGACTCGAGAATCCATGGGGCATCACCCAACTACCAGACGGCCGTTTCCTCATCACAGAGAAAAAAGGCGATCTCCGCATAGCCACCTCTACCGGTGAACTCAGCGCTCCCATCACCGGTCTGCCAGCCGTAAATTCTGCCGGCCAGGGAGGTCTCTTAGGCATCCGGGTAGACCCTGATTTCAGCAAAAACAGAATGGTCTACTGGGTATTTTCTGACCCACTGCCAGAAGGTAACCTGACCGCCGTAGCCAAAGGCAAACTCTCCGCCGATGAAAAAACCATCGAAGGCGCCATCGTTATTTACAAAGCGACACCAGCCTACAATGGCATCCTCCACTATGGCGGTAGAATCGTTTTTGATAAAAACGGCAACCTCTTCATCAGCACGGGTGAGCGCTCTGACCTTCAGACCAGACCACAGGCTCAACAACTGAATTCCGCCCTTGGCAAAGTTTTACACATTACCAAAGATGGCCAACCTGTAGAAGGCAATCCATTTACCGGTCAGACTGATAAACGTGCAGAAATATGGAGTTATGGACATAGAAATGTGCAGGGATTGGCTTTCCATCCTGAAACCGGCGATCTGTGGGAAACTGAATTTGGTCCACGTGGCGGGGATGAAGTGAACCGCATCGAACCAGGTAAGAACTATGGTTGGGCTACGATTACTTACGGTATTGAATACTCTGGTGAAAAAGTCGGCGAAGGTATTCAACAAAAAGCTGGTCTGGAACAACCTGTTTATTACTACGATCCGGTGATCAGTCCAAGTGGTATTACTTTCTATTCCGGCAGCGCGATTCCTGAGTGGAAAAATAACCTCTTCATTGGCGCACTGAGTGGTATGCACATTGCCCGTTTGGTGATCAAGGATAATAAAGTAGTAGGAGAGGAAAGGTTGCTGGCTGATGAGCAACAGCGATTCCGGGATATTACTGAAGGGAAGGATGGGGCTTTGTATGCGATTACAGATGGTGGCAGGTTGTATACTATTCACAAGAAATAG
- a CDS encoding SDR family NAD(P)-dependent oxidoreductase, whose product MANKIALITGGSRGIGRDSALKLADKGLDIIITYNTRIEDAQSVVSEIEAKGQKAATLQLNTGVISTFEDFATQVKNTLSTHFDTDHFDYLINNAGQGGYGAITEVTEAFFDDLLNVHFKGVYFLTQKLLTLLNDGGGIVNISSGLTRVSFPGSSVYASFKSAVETFTRYLAKELGSRGIRANVVAPGATMTDFGGAHLRNSPDTQKIVAGGTALGRVGTAEDIGGAIAFLCTEDARWVNVQRIEASGGMLV is encoded by the coding sequence ATGGCAAACAAAATAGCACTCATCACCGGCGGCAGCCGCGGCATAGGCCGCGACTCAGCTTTAAAACTGGCTGATAAAGGACTGGATATCATCATCACTTACAATACCCGCATCGAAGATGCACAATCAGTAGTCTCTGAAATCGAAGCAAAAGGTCAAAAAGCCGCTACTCTTCAACTGAACACCGGCGTGATCAGCACCTTCGAAGACTTCGCCACACAGGTAAAAAACACCTTAAGTACTCACTTCGATACAGACCACTTTGATTACCTGATCAACAATGCTGGACAGGGTGGATACGGCGCCATCACCGAAGTCACCGAAGCCTTCTTCGACGACCTACTCAATGTACATTTCAAAGGCGTATATTTCTTGACGCAAAAACTCCTCACTCTTCTGAATGACGGCGGTGGTATTGTAAATATCTCATCTGGTCTGACACGTGTATCATTCCCTGGATCTTCTGTTTATGCATCTTTTAAAAGTGCAGTCGAAACCTTCACCCGCTACCTCGCAAAAGAACTCGGCAGCAGAGGCATCAGGGCAAATGTAGTCGCACCAGGTGCTACTATGACCGACTTCGGCGGTGCACACCTCCGAAACAGTCCAGATACACAAAAAATAGTCGCTGGGGGTACTGCCTTAGGCAGAGTAGGAACAGCAGAAGATATTGGTGGTGCAATAGCTTTCCTGTGTACAGAGGATGCACGTTGGGTGAATGTACAAAGAATAGAGGCTTCCGGTGGGATGCTTGTATAA
- a CDS encoding TonB-dependent receptor domain-containing protein: MYKLIMLIGFLLCYVNILSAQKHTSITVSGVCDQCQQRIETAAKGNGVNMAHWDVATKTLHLEYDTTQTNLNTIEERILKVGHDVDSRKASAKAYNALPGCCQYRKATTEHEVTTPVTGSQQSTTPLSTAHQAKIPVSGACEQCQQRIETAAKGNGVSMVHWEVATKTLQLEYDPSQTNLNAVEERILKVGHDVDNRKASAKSYNALPECCHYRVNEQQLKEFTVNSRVKTTQISSLATARTEIVTSKELLKAACCNLSESFETNPSVDVSYNDAITGSKQIQLLGLSGNYTQLTVENLPGPRGLATPLGLNSIAGPWVESIQLTKGIGSVANGYESIAGQINVELKKPESNEQLYANVYVNDFGKTDVNVNLAQKINSKWSVGLLLHDDFLVNKKVDFTRDGFRDVPTGNLFSAVNRWKYDNGKGFMTIFGVKVLKDEKKGGQIDYKSGSSLYGLGINTDRYEAFAKIGYTFPAKPYKSVGLQLAGISHTQNSFFGLTKYDGDQKSVYANLIYQSIIGSTTHKFRTGFSFLNDDYNESYNALKYKRTEVVPGAFFEYTFAPVEKFSVVAGLRGDNNSLFGFFLTPRIHVRYEPIPGTTVRVSAGRGQRTANILAENMSVMASARTLQILGATDGKAYGLNPEVAWNKGMSIDQKLTLFGRDAMVSVDYFRNDFNNQVVVDVENPTAVKFYNLDGKSYSNSMQAEITAEPLPKLDVRVAYRYFDVKTTYSGTLKQRPLTAKHRVFANLAYGVKTWKFDYTVNYNGPKRIPMTAVSPEAYSQRYVTMNAQASKTFAKKLDIYVGAENLTNFYQKDPVINAGQPFSAGFDASMVWGPVIGRMFYGGLRYKI; encoded by the coding sequence ATGTATAAGCTTATTATGCTAATAGGTTTCCTATTATGCTATGTCAATATCCTATCCGCACAAAAACACACATCCATAACTGTATCCGGCGTTTGTGACCAATGTCAGCAAAGAATTGAAACTGCCGCAAAGGGCAATGGGGTGAATATGGCGCATTGGGATGTAGCGACTAAAACCCTGCACCTGGAATACGATACCACACAAACTAATTTGAATACGATTGAAGAGCGTATACTGAAAGTAGGGCATGATGTGGATAGCAGGAAGGCCAGTGCGAAGGCTTACAATGCATTGCCAGGGTGTTGTCAGTATAGGAAGGCAACAACAGAACATGAGGTTACGACGCCTGTAACAGGCTCTCAGCAAAGTACGACACCGTTATCCACTGCGCATCAGGCTAAGATACCAGTATCCGGCGCTTGTGAGCAATGTCAGCAAAGAATTGAGACTGCTGCAAAGGGCAATGGGGTGAGTATGGTGCATTGGGAGGTAGCCACTAAAACCCTGCAGCTGGAATATGATCCTTCACAGACTAATTTGAATGCCGTTGAAGAGCGTATACTGAAAGTAGGGCATGATGTGGATAACAGGAAGGCCAGTGCAAAGTCTTACAATGCATTGCCAGAATGTTGTCATTACAGGGTGAATGAGCAGCAGTTGAAAGAATTTACGGTGAATTCAAGGGTGAAGACGACGCAAATATCTTCGCTGGCTACTGCAAGAACAGAAATAGTAACGAGTAAAGAATTGTTGAAAGCAGCTTGTTGTAATCTGAGTGAGAGTTTTGAAACCAATCCATCAGTAGATGTATCTTATAATGATGCGATCACGGGTTCCAAGCAGATACAGTTATTGGGGCTGAGTGGGAATTATACACAGTTGACAGTGGAAAACCTGCCTGGTCCAAGAGGATTGGCTACACCCCTGGGCCTGAATTCAATTGCGGGGCCTTGGGTAGAATCTATCCAGCTGACCAAAGGGATTGGTTCTGTAGCCAATGGTTATGAAAGCATAGCCGGACAAATCAATGTGGAATTAAAGAAACCTGAGAGCAATGAACAATTATATGCCAATGTGTATGTGAATGATTTTGGCAAAACGGATGTGAATGTGAATCTGGCGCAGAAGATCAATTCAAAATGGTCGGTAGGGTTGTTATTGCATGACGACTTTCTGGTGAATAAGAAAGTAGATTTCACCAGGGATGGTTTTAGAGATGTGCCGACGGGCAATCTGTTCAGTGCTGTGAACAGGTGGAAGTATGATAATGGCAAAGGGTTCATGACCATCTTTGGTGTGAAGGTGTTGAAGGATGAAAAAAAGGGAGGACAGATCGATTATAAATCCGGTTCTTCTTTGTATGGATTGGGGATCAATACTGACAGATATGAAGCGTTTGCAAAGATCGGGTATACCTTTCCGGCGAAGCCTTACAAAAGCGTTGGTTTGCAGTTAGCCGGAATTAGTCATACGCAGAATTCCTTCTTTGGATTGACGAAGTATGATGGTGACCAGAAGAGTGTGTATGCGAACCTGATCTATCAATCAATTATTGGTAGTACGACCCATAAATTCAGAACAGGGTTTAGCTTTTTGAATGATGATTATAACGAGTCATACAATGCGCTGAAGTATAAAAGAACAGAGGTGGTACCGGGTGCATTTTTTGAATACACATTTGCACCGGTGGAGAAATTCAGTGTAGTAGCTGGCTTGCGTGGAGATAATAACAGCCTGTTTGGTTTTTTTCTGACACCCCGCATCCATGTGAGGTATGAGCCTATTCCGGGTACAACAGTACGTGTGAGTGCGGGTAGAGGTCAGCGAACAGCGAATATACTGGCGGAGAATATGAGTGTGATGGCGAGTGCGAGAACGTTACAGATCTTAGGGGCGACAGATGGGAAGGCGTATGGATTGAATCCTGAAGTAGCGTGGAATAAAGGGATGAGTATAGATCAGAAACTGACATTATTTGGTCGTGATGCGATGGTGAGTGTGGATTATTTCAGGAATGATTTTAATAATCAGGTGGTAGTAGATGTAGAAAACCCTACAGCGGTGAAGTTTTATAATTTGGATGGGAAGTCTTATTCCAATAGTATGCAGGCGGAGATTACAGCAGAGCCGTTGCCAAAGCTGGATGTGCGGGTAGCTTACCGTTATTTTGATGTAAAGACGACCTATAGTGGTACCTTAAAACAGCGGCCGCTGACAGCTAAGCATCGTGTATTTGCAAATCTGGCCTATGGGGTGAAGACCTGGAAGTTTGATTATACGGTGAATTACAATGGACCAAAGCGTATACCAATGACGGCGGTGAGTCCGGAGGCGTATTCACAGCGTTATGTGACGATGAATGCACAGGCGAGTAAGACATTTGCGAAGAAACTGGATATTTATGTTGGGGCAGAGAACCTGACTAATTTTTACCAGAAGGATCCGGTGATCAATGCGGGACAGCCGTTTAGTGCTGGTTTTGATGCGAGTATGGTGTGGGGACCGGTGATTGGAAGAATGTTTTACGGAGGACTGAGATATAAAATTTAA
- a CDS encoding alpha/beta hydrolase family esterase, with translation MKKMILGALLLLITAIAALFLYSYRWNLLHPNKSHTLGDRTFIYHVPKHLKPNPKLIIIYHGSRLKSFMMQILTGHEFDLLSDKTQDAIIVYPQGYLNNWNDCRKMAPFPAKQLNIDDITFTKQIIHYFKEQYHINQVYAIGFSNGGQMAFRLAATVPDLFTGFATIGATLPVPANNLCADITQQPVSIILINGQQDNIVPYDDGEVTLDGKSFGYSESAPFTAEHWRAASNASQISTIHYGDNAVQTNYYNKANNKKVSFVTIKDGGHNIPNKHFRIPISKLGHINKDIDVPVVIWDFFFKDALSL, from the coding sequence ATGAAAAAAATGATCTTAGGTGCTTTATTACTATTAATTACCGCGATCGCGGCCCTGTTTCTCTATTCATACAGATGGAACCTCTTACATCCCAACAAATCTCACACCCTGGGTGATCGTACATTCATCTACCATGTACCTAAACATCTAAAACCCAACCCCAAACTCATCATCATCTACCACGGCTCCCGCCTTAAATCCTTCATGATGCAAATCCTGACCGGCCATGAATTCGATCTCCTGTCAGATAAAACCCAGGATGCCATCATAGTTTACCCACAAGGCTATTTGAATAACTGGAATGATTGTAGGAAAATGGCCCCATTCCCCGCCAAACAACTTAACATAGATGACATCACTTTCACAAAACAAATCATTCACTACTTCAAAGAACAATACCACATCAACCAGGTTTACGCCATCGGCTTTTCCAACGGTGGCCAAATGGCCTTCAGACTCGCCGCTACTGTTCCGGATCTATTCACAGGCTTCGCCACAATAGGCGCCACCTTACCAGTACCAGCAAATAACCTTTGCGCAGACATCACACAACAACCCGTCTCCATCATCCTGATCAACGGCCAACAAGACAATATTGTCCCTTACGACGACGGCGAAGTCACCCTCGATGGCAAAAGCTTCGGCTACTCAGAAAGTGCACCATTCACCGCCGAACACTGGCGTGCTGCCAGCAATGCATCGCAGATATCAACAATACACTATGGAGACAATGCTGTTCAAACGAATTACTACAACAAGGCTAACAACAAAAAAGTAAGTTTCGTCACTATAAAAGACGGTGGTCACAATATCCCAAACAAGCATTTCCGCATTCCTATCAGTAAGTTAGGACACATCAATAAAGACATAGATGTCCCTGTCGTAATCTGGGATTTCTTCTTCAAAGATGCCCTATCTTTGTAA
- a CDS encoding CYTH domain-containing protein, producing the protein MAQEIERKFLLNLSQWQQVEKPKGEHFRQGYLVTDPQKTIRVRLTDTTGYLTIKGISVGATRLEYDYEIPLTEAKELLDNFAISELSKIRYKITYHNKVWEVDEFLGANEGLLVAEIELQSEEEAFDLPAWVTKEVTGEEKYYNSNLTTHPYKNW; encoded by the coding sequence ATGGCACAAGAAATAGAAAGAAAATTCCTTCTCAATCTCTCCCAATGGCAACAAGTTGAAAAGCCAAAGGGAGAGCATTTCAGACAAGGCTACCTGGTCACCGACCCGCAAAAAACGATCCGGGTCAGACTGACAGATACCACCGGTTATCTCACTATCAAAGGGATTTCGGTTGGCGCCACCCGCCTGGAATATGATTACGAAATTCCACTCACCGAAGCCAAAGAGCTGCTGGATAATTTCGCTATTTCTGAACTCTCCAAGATCCGATATAAAATCACTTACCACAATAAAGTTTGGGAAGTAGATGAATTTCTTGGTGCCAACGAAGGACTACTGGTCGCAGAAATAGAACTGCAAAGTGAAGAGGAGGCATTCGATCTGCCAGCATGGGTAACGAAAGAAGTAACAGGAGAAGAGAAATACTACAACTCTAACCTGACCACACATCCCTATAAAAACTGGTGA
- a CDS encoding sigma-70 family RNA polymerase sigma factor — protein MTNEIQIALYDHISAYLQKLNVDESILKDIRQDIFLKAHDSIDTLKDHNKIFSWLQVITYNAVIDHYRKTNRATPVIDTENNLNEGNESLIKCISLLIKSLPDEQKHVMEAIEVTGISQVQYAEQYNLPLSTVKSRVQRGRKKIKETVMSSCFIRTDKFGNVTDYNLPKGI, from the coding sequence ATGACGAACGAGATTCAAATAGCACTATACGATCATATCAGCGCTTATCTTCAAAAATTAAATGTAGATGAAAGCATCCTGAAAGACATTCGTCAGGATATCTTTCTCAAAGCCCATGATTCTATTGATACCCTCAAAGATCATAACAAAATCTTCTCCTGGCTGCAGGTGATCACCTACAATGCCGTGATCGATCATTATAGAAAAACGAATCGCGCTACGCCTGTTATCGATACAGAAAACAATCTGAATGAAGGAAATGAATCCCTTATCAAATGCATCTCCCTGCTCATTAAAAGCCTCCCTGACGAGCAAAAGCACGTTATGGAAGCAATAGAAGTCACAGGTATATCTCAGGTGCAATATGCTGAGCAATATAATCTTCCACTCAGTACGGTGAAATCGCGTGTACAAAGGGGCAGAAAAAAAATCAAAGAAACGGTGATGAGTAGCTGTTTTATAAGAACGGATAAATTCGGGAATGTGACTGATTATAATCTACCAAAAGGAATTTAA
- a CDS encoding HYC_CC_PP family protein: protein MKRVTAICLLLLYSLTLVGLGVKQFYCCGKLAEVSVGLASADGHHCEMDQQHKGCCETTFKTLKVEDSHFSATHVNVPATFFFTLLNVQLNSWSVPPVIDLPYQFNYGNGPPLYNIISRYILNCIYRV, encoded by the coding sequence ATGAAAAGGGTAACCGCAATATGTTTATTACTGCTTTACTCCCTGACACTGGTTGGTCTGGGTGTAAAGCAGTTTTATTGTTGTGGTAAACTGGCGGAAGTGTCTGTTGGGCTGGCCAGCGCCGATGGGCATCATTGTGAGATGGATCAACAACACAAGGGTTGTTGTGAAACGACATTTAAGACCCTGAAGGTAGAGGATAGTCATTTCTCTGCTACACATGTGAATGTGCCTGCTACTTTCTTCTTTACGCTGTTGAATGTACAGCTCAATTCATGGAGTGTTCCACCTGTTATAGATCTGCCTTACCAGTTTAATTATGGTAATGGGCCACCATTATATAATATTATCTCCAGGTATATTCTGAACTGTATTTATAGAGTTTGA
- a CDS encoding helix-turn-helix domain-containing protein, protein MLTTTSLEEFYKRNAATFPAGITKDTGHFNVFDPQKLFDKATGNRIMPYSRRAYYKISWLNGKSRAEYADKVIEVEQNALLFATPKIPYHWIPADSNQHGLFCIFTADFLMPRKSGVVLEELPLFQPGHVPLFHLSEEEAQEVAYIFRKMQKELDADYKFKFDLLRNLVMELIHYGQKLQPLTALNPAQNASQRISMLFLELLERQFPLESPEQRLSLRTPKEYADRLAVHVNHLNKVLKESTGRTTSELISKRLVEEAKVLLKQTSWSVADIAYVLGFDEVSHFSNYFKKQTAAAPLTFRT, encoded by the coding sequence ATGCTTACCACTACCTCTCTCGAAGAATTTTACAAACGTAACGCCGCCACCTTTCCTGCCGGCATTACAAAGGATACAGGACATTTCAATGTCTTCGACCCTCAAAAGCTCTTTGACAAAGCCACCGGTAACCGCATCATGCCCTACAGCCGCAGAGCTTACTATAAGATCAGCTGGCTCAATGGCAAAAGCCGCGCAGAATATGCTGACAAAGTGATCGAAGTTGAACAAAACGCCCTCCTCTTCGCCACCCCAAAAATCCCTTATCACTGGATCCCCGCTGATAGCAACCAGCATGGCCTCTTCTGCATCTTTACAGCTGATTTTCTCATGCCCCGCAAATCAGGTGTCGTATTGGAAGAATTACCACTATTCCAACCCGGTCATGTGCCACTATTTCATTTAAGTGAAGAAGAAGCACAGGAAGTAGCTTATATCTTCAGAAAAATGCAGAAAGAACTGGATGCTGATTACAAATTCAAATTCGACTTACTCCGTAATCTCGTCATGGAACTCATCCATTATGGTCAAAAGTTACAACCACTTACTGCACTCAATCCCGCACAAAACGCCTCTCAACGTATTTCCATGTTGTTCTTAGAACTACTGGAAAGACAGTTCCCACTGGAATCTCCTGAACAAAGACTAAGTCTGCGTACCCCAAAAGAATACGCAGACCGGTTAGCAGTACATGTAAACCACCTGAATAAAGTATTGAAAGAATCTACAGGTCGTACTACTTCAGAACTCATCAGCAAACGCCTGGTAGAAGAAGCTAAGGTCCTGCTCAAACAAACTAGCTGGAGTGTTGCTGATATTGCATATGTGTTAGGTTTTGATGAGGTATCACACTTCTCTAATTATTTCAAAAAACAAACAGCTGCCGCGCCGCTTACTTTCAGAACATAG
- a CDS encoding GNAT family N-acetyltransferase, whose protein sequence is MSFNIQPTLENDQILLAPLQPADYNALYAVAADPAIWAQHPQNDRWKEDVFRDFFDTAIKSHGAFKIIDKTTGEIAGSTRYYEFDPAQSTIHIGYTFYATKYWGTGFNKSVKKLMLDYAFQFVNNVGFHVGAYNFRSQIAVTRLGALKVAEVDMAYPDQPNRHNFVYNLPKNDYLL, encoded by the coding sequence ATGAGTTTCAATATCCAACCCACCTTAGAAAACGATCAAATTCTATTGGCACCATTGCAGCCAGCTGACTACAACGCCTTATACGCCGTAGCTGCCGACCCCGCAATCTGGGCCCAACACCCACAAAACGACCGTTGGAAAGAAGATGTCTTCCGCGACTTTTTTGATACAGCCATCAAAAGCCACGGCGCTTTCAAAATCATAGACAAAACCACTGGCGAAATCGCTGGCAGTACCCGTTACTATGAATTCGATCCTGCCCAAAGCACCATTCATATCGGCTACACTTTTTACGCCACCAAATACTGGGGCACCGGCTTCAATAAATCAGTAAAGAAACTCATGCTGGATTATGCCTTCCAATTTGTAAATAACGTAGGCTTCCATGTAGGTGCATATAATTTCCGTTCGCAGATAGCTGTAACCCGTCTTGGTGCACTCAAAGTAGCAGAAGTAGACATGGCTTACCCTGATCAACCAAACCGACATAATTTCGTATACAACTTACCTAAAAATGATTATCTGCTTTGA